CCAGCTACATGGACCAGAACTTCCACATCCTGGTGTGCGAGACCCAGGAAGGTGGAGATCACGGGGAGAGCTACGTCCTCAAGGTTCTGAACACTGCCGAGAGCCAAGACGCTGATTTGGTGGAAGCACAAACGCGAGTCATGATGTTCCTAAACCAGAAAGGTTTTCCTACAGCCACACCAATCACAACCATTGATGGCAAGATTCTGTCCCTGGAGACAATCAGTGAGTTTCATTCATTGGTTTCTCAGCATTTTCTGATGTTTGACAATTGCCCACATTTTCATAATTCTCTGAAAATACTAAAACTAATCAGAACCATCATTTCAGCTTCGGAAGGATAAGACAGGGTACATGACAAGAAAATTGTGTTCTTTATATTGAAGGTTGTGGTGAAAAATATAAGAACCACATGGTCCGCTTGTTGACCTACCTGCCAGGAACTCAACTACTGGGGATCCCTGCAGACCCACAGATCTTTTACAAAATTGGCcgaacacttgctcagattaacaaAGCTCTGACGGTaagtcagggccggatttacgtataaactagacaagcttaagcttagggccttgagatctaggggggtctactcacctcgctgccccaccgggacctcctactctttgcccgcggaccctcgccactccaccgccctccagcagcccgcagccatcgccttacctgcagcctgtactcagcaccgggcctgaagattCCACGCTGTAGATttccactcccctgggtttgagtgcgctgggtcctagtgctagtgcCCCCAAacctggtaatctcagtggctgttccactgggtcttccccatccccctcaaaccatgtgaccccagctcttccccacccacactacagtcctcataccccccaaccccctgacctcccaccatccctccaccagacatcgcctcggcctcagtccactcacctgccttcctccggccgcaACCCCCATCCCTTCcacgtgttcaccatcccccctgacctccccctctgagATACCGAACGGTCGGTCCTCACATttgtccccctccttccccacctcaatgagttccgcgcccgtcgcctccgcctcacagccttCTTCCataggaaggagtcctcgcccccattgatgatcccttttcctggctccaacggaccccctcctcttggaccccccctcatggccattggtacaatgaaatttgggggtcaccatccgatgtcggaacgggagaacattctcagcggcttggacttccgaatcggccacttcctaccggagatcacggctcccgaagtccacaggctgagctgggtggagattcacgctggcggccctcggcaaagggttcccagggctctgcgatattaaaatcagcgcggcccgaggctgggagctccgcaaaccacagctccatgatgttgaagcagcaggcccaacactccagagcttcaaacggcgatccaggtaaagcattacctgctccgcggtgaatccaatatgtattttaaaaccaactgtttaatgacaacatacagcaggatctaaaagtgtcacactgtcactgtcgggtagttatggtcctctagtcgtgggggtgggggagtggaagggggggggctcacaagtgaaatagcttagggcctctcttcatccaaATCCGGCCCTGCGGTAAGTCCAGCCATTCTCTGAATAAGCCGTGTCTGAAACCAGTTTGCTTGTGTTGTTCAAGTTAAAGCGCCATCTTTTGGTGACAGATCAGAACTAATTTGCACCTTGAAACAATCAGTACATTTTGAAGCAGTTTTTTAAAAGGCTTCCTTCTTATTTACACAATAGGTTACAAATTGTTGGAgtcgctcagcagatcaggcagtgtctTTAGAGaagatggaaaggtgacgtttcggatcgagacccttcttcagactgattatggggagggggggggggtgtgggtgggagaagaaagctggaaaagggggagagaagggactaagtgtggcaggtaataggtgcctGAGGTCATGAAGAAGATATTGAGACAGGTTTTTGAGGAAGACTGGATGGACAGCACTGACATTTACTACCTAGCAGGTGTGTTATTGTGTAACCAGACAATGGTGCAAACAACGTCTATGACCCAactacagaagaagggtctccacccgaaacgtcacccattctttctctccagagatgctgcctgtcctgctgagatactccagcattttgtgtctatattaacAATCTAAACTGCTGCACTCTCTccatttctccccacatcccgacAAAttatttccattcaggttcttaTCCAGCTCCCCATTGAATGGTGCAATTCAATCTGCCTCCACTGCAATGGTTAACCAGTAATACACACATCTTCAGCAACTTGGACATTTCAGGATCAAAGCTTCAAGCTAAATAATATTCATCAGCTTTCAGTAAGATTTTTCTGTCGCAGCCACTGCACAATAATTCTAAGAGAAAGAAAACAAGACTGTCGATAACTCCACAATATTGTTCATATGTTTTAATATTCAAGTGTGAGGAAAATTACAGCATAAAATTGAAACACTATTCACATGTCagaatatttatatttttatctATCCGGGTTTTGGGTCATAACACCAGGAGCACTGCATCTCGCTAGGCTTCCATATCCTCACAGTATCAAATCATTATATCATCCCTTCACCATATCCATCCCATGATCACATATGCCCCATTTACCATGTTCATCCGCTCAATATCTGCCCCATCACCATATCTGTCcgtaattatatttaaaaaaacatttaaaatgctgCAAATGATGCTTGTggataaaatcgtgagaggaataaatcgggtagatgcacagaatctcttgcccagagtagggggatcgcggaccagaggatataggttctaggtgaaggggaaaagatttaataggaatctgagggataactttttcacacaaagggtggtgggtgtagagcacaagctgccagaggaggtagttgaggctgggactatcacaacgtttaaggaacagttagacaggtacatggatagaacaagtttggagggatatgaaccaaacgcaggcaggtggaactagtatagctgggacatgttggcccgtgtgggcaagtgaagggcctgtttccacactgtatcactctatgactaattctCACCTATTGTGTAGAGGGAagaagagttaacatttcaggttggtgaTCTTTCGTTAGAAATGGAAAAAGGAAAGTTGGAATAAGTTTTAGATTGCAGAGCAAGTGGTGAAGGATGGAAGACAGCAAGAAGTAAACAATGGAAGTGGTGATGGGGGTTGTTGGAAGAGACTGGCAAAGGATAGTGCACGACAAAAGTGCCTGCATGGAGTTGAAGTGGAAGGAGATGAATGAACTCTGACATTACGTGAGGAAGGAAAAATGTGGCCAATTGGCAATGAAGAAGAAATTCTCCGAACTGCTTTGCAATGTGTACATCGTATGTGAACTGGTCTTCAAAGAGCATTTCACAACAGATCCTTAGGTGAAGATTCAGCTATTGACAATGTAAATAACAGTGTCAATCAACATGTGGAGGCGTTTTGGTGCAATTTCAATCCCATTCATGTACAATTTGTAGATCATTTACAAACACAAACCTGACAGAAAATTACCCACTATGTAATCGGGAATGGTATGAGGTTTGGAGATTAGTTCCAAGATTTGTGTTCCAGTATGTGCAGGACAATCAGACAGAGGATAATGAGACTATTTACCAGGCATCACATCTCATGATGGTTGGCTGCACCGTTCCAGGTCCATGCAGGGGAAGCTCTAGACTGGGACTCAGTGATTGTAGAGAGGTTCACACTTGGACTGTTGATTCAGTTACAGTGGGAAATGTGAATGAAAGATGGCCAGCGAAAACataaaccagagagcagtgctgaccaACCAGCTACCTCTTTGTTGATgctcggactatccttaattggactttgctggctttacgttgcactaaacgttattcccttatcaaatatctatacactgtaaatgggtcaattgtaatcatgtattgtctttctgctgactagttagcatgcaacaaaagcttttcactgtacctcggtataggtgacaataaactaaactaaactaaaggatgcCAGTGAAAAATGGCTTAAAATCCATCTGGATATAATTTCAAATGGTTGGAATATTGCTTGATTGTGTTTTAATCTTTCTTTCAAATATGGATGTTGTGGGAGAGGCAATGATACTCCGGCACTGAGAACCAATGGAGGTTTCACAGAGTGAGGTAGTACTTGGCCGTCTCAAACCAAAGCTTCTCCACTGCTTCTTTTCCTAGCTTCCAGAGTTGGCGTAAATGCTTCCAGCCAGTTCTTGATGTGATCTGTAGGTACTCTTCATTGTCTGGGTAACGCAGAATATTATATGTCCCCATAACCAGCGACTGGGAAAACCTGCAAAGAACCAGCAAATACAAGGCATCCCTTTCCTGGAGAGTTAAAGGGATCACACTCTCGAAACCTGCGAGAATATGGCCTCCAACATGCAGGGGGTCTTCGCTGTCCAGCATGAGGTACATTATGCAGATGGCCAAGTCATACACATAGTAACCACAAGCCGTGTCGCCAAAGTCCAGGATGCCAGAAATCTCCAGTTCCTGCTGCATGTGACCTGCTGCATTGGAGCAATCAGCTGATGAATGAAGAGGCTGCACAAGAATGTTGGTGTGACTGAAGTCTCCGTGAATAATGCCTGTTGGACATCCAAATGTTGCGACATTTTACCATCTATAcacaactaaaactctgatcttgttatcttccggtttgcgcagtctttctatttgcgtaaaaacggtacacgataacgCTACGCACACCATTCTCCTGAGCTGCGAATGTACCGTTTTATTCCGATCGGTGGCATaaagtaaaagttagcgaggtttaaaaatcttaaaaatcgcgcatgcgcagatcgatgtcctctcctgccagtcaacgccgcgcggattagtctcttctcctgtgtaatgaaccggatttgataaaggacctcgaggttaatgtgccattaggaggtagtgaccataacatggtcaggtttaatctacaattggagagggagaagggtagattggaggtgttagtgttacagttgaataatggggactatggggccatgagggaggagctggccaaagttgactggaaagataccctagcagggatgacagtggaacaacaatggcaggtatttctaggaataatacagaaggtgcaggatcagctcattcctaggaggaagaaagattccaaggggagaaagggacgaccatggctaacAAGGGACGTCAcgaacagtataaaaattaaagcgaagaagtacaacgtagcaaagatgagcaggaagcaagaggattgggtaatgtttaaagaacaacagaagataactaaaaaaacaatacggggagaaaagattagttacgaaggtaagctagccaagaatataaagcaggatagtaaaagcttctttaggtatgtgaagaggaaacaattagttaagaccaaagttggacccttgaagaccgaaaaaggtgaatttattatggggaacaaggaaatggcagatgagttgaacaggtactttggatctgtcttcactaaggaggacacaaacaatcttcctgatatagtagtggccagaggatctggggtgacggaggaactgaaggaaatccacattaggcaggaaatggtgttggatagactgatgggactgaaggctgataaatccccagggcctgatggtctgcatcccagggtatttaaggaagtggctctagaaatcgtggatacattggtgataattatagactcaggatcagttccttgactaatcttctggaattctttgaagatgtaactaggaaaatggacaaaggagagccagtggatgtagtgtacctggactttcagaaagcatttgataaggtcccacataggagattagtggtcaaaattagggcacatggtattggcggtagagtgctgacatggatagagaattggttggcagacaggaaacaaagagtagggattagcaggtccctttcagaatggcaggcagtgactggtggggcacTGCAAGGCTCtgggctgggaccgcagctatttacaatatacatcaatgatttggatgaagggatagaaagtaacattagcaaatttgtagatgacacaaagctggatggcagtgtgaactgtgaggaggatgctatgaaaatgcagggtgacttggacaggttgggggaatgggcagatgcatggcagatgaagtttatgagaggttatccactttggtagcaaaaacaggaaggcagattactatctaaatggcgtcaagttgggaaaaggggaagtgcaacgggatctgcgggtctttgttcatcagtctgtgaaagtaagcatgcaggtgcagcaggcagtaaagaaagcgaatggcatgttggcctttataacaagaggagtcgagtaaaggagcaaagtggtccttctgcagttgtacagagccctagtgagaccacacctggagtagtgtgtgcagttttggtcccctaatttgaggaaggacattcttgctattgagggagtgcagcgtaggtttacaaggttaattcccgggatggcggggctgtcatatgctgagagaatggagcagctgggcttgtacacgctggagtttagaaggatgagaggatatctcattgaaacatataagatttttaaggttttggacacgctagaggcaggaaacatgttcacaatgttgggggagtccagaaccaggggccacagtttaagaataaggagtaagccatttatatggttatatggttaccgaaaatggttatatggttaaaatacTATATAAAAATGACACAataaatttagaacggagacgacgaaacactgtttcacacagagagttgtgagtctgtggaattctctgcctcagagggctgtggaggcaggttctctggatgctttcaagagagagctagatagggctcttataaatagcggagtcaggggatatggggagaaggcaggaacggggtactgattggggatgattagccatgatcacattgaatggcggtgctggctcgaagggccgaatggcctactcctgcacctattgtatattgtcctgtcactccccgggaaggTCCGCCTCatcctgcgccatcgcatctttactggagctgatggacgctctggatggccggcggaggtctctaACCGGACGCAATTTTGGAGGAACCGAAAATGGCCCGGCCCAGCTCAGCCCGGCCCGGCTCTCTCCCCCACGCACCCCCCTCCGCCAACAACCACCCCCggccacacaacccctccctccacaacccccctgcccacacacacctccccccacaaccccgcccacacccccctccccgcacaaacccccccacacacccatcactcccacaaccccccccacccacacatccctccccccGACAACCCCCCTCCGCCCACATACACCCCCTGCCCGCAaatacctccctcccccacacaccccccctccccctaacaTATCCCTGCTCCTccgctcccacacccctcccacacacatacacacctcccctcccaccccagaccacatcccccctcccccacaccaacctcatacacctccccacccacacacaacctccctcccctcctaccCCACAACCCGCCtgccacacaccccacccacttccctcccccgtcccctcctctcctcccacacatgaagaggagggggagggagtgctcgtggatgaggggaaatgagccgtgcctgcgcagttaggggctatgggtgagtggtggaatattgcattggaggaacgggttgcgttgggggaaggggtgagtggtggaatattgcgttggggaatgggttgcgttgggtgaGCAGGGTGACtgagacccaacggatcccacctaGTCTAGTTCATCCCTAAAAGGTAATATGTACTCCTCACTGTATCAGGGTTGATCCTCTGGTTGGATTTTAATGATAGAGTGAGGAATATGCCAGACCATGAGGTTACAAagtataggcacaaaatgttggagtaactatgccggacaggcagcatctcttaacTCTCCATCTAATCTGAAATGTCATTCTGTTACCCTCATGATCAAGAAAGAGAGGCACTTACTTTTATGAAAGTTGTTGATATTTGGACGTATCTTCTTCACAAATTGCTGAATAATTTGCTCCACAATTTGGCGATCACTAGTGTTCTTCACTGCGGACAGGTACGTGTGCAGCTGGTGAGTGTTTGAAAGGTTCCAGATGCCAGAATCTCTCTGCAGGCTCTTAATGTTGGGGTGCTTGAATTCCTAATGATTGGACAAGTCCGTTATGCTCAACCATCACCAGTGCAGTTTTGAGGTAACGTCAAGAGAATTGTCAAGAAATAGTCAAGAAATTCTGTCTTTCTGTTAAAACCTAATACCAACCAGGGTTAGATACTGACAAAGTTCGTCATGTTTAGAGGATAGATCTTTAAAGTTGGATCACGATGAACAGACCAATGCACTTTAGATAATGGATATGTGAGGTTAACTCATTGTAAACAACCAGAAGTTCAATACAAATGTTCACAACACAATGTACGAAGCCACCTACCTCTGGCTAGTCCTTTCTCCCAAAGGCCCAACATTAATTAGGTGTCTGCATCTACTGTGGCATTGTATTATAAGGCAAAAGCTTGTGGTGGACTATAAAAGTTACacaatgaaatgtgtaggaaggaactgcagatgctggtttacactgaagatagacgcaaaatgctggagtaactcagcgggacaggcagcatctctagatagaaggaatgggtgacatttcaggttgagaagtCGGAAGAacagtcacgacctgaaacgtcaccca
This is a stretch of genomic DNA from Amblyraja radiata isolate CabotCenter1 chromosome X, sAmbRad1.1.pri, whole genome shotgun sequence. It encodes these proteins:
- the LOC116968282 gene encoding hydroxylysine kinase-like isoform X2 — protein: MTDSDETAVIRPSLSEAQVVELVGRLYGLKVSKVKPLPSYMDQNFHILVCETQEGGDHGESYVLKVLNTAESQDTDLMEVQTRVMMFLNQKGFPTATPITTIDGKILSLETISCGEEYKNYMVCLLTYLPGTQLLGIPADPQILYKIGRTLAQINKALTEFKHPNIKSLQRDSGIWNLSNTHQLHTYLSAVKNTSDRQIVEQIIQQFVKKIRPNINNFHKSIIHGDFSHTNILVQPLHSSADCSNAAGHMQQELEISGILDFGDTACGYYVYDLAICIMYLMLDSEDPLHVGGHILAGFESVIPLTLQERDALYLLVLCRFSQSLVMGTYNILRYPDNEEYLQITSRTGWKHLRQLWKLGKEAVEKLWFETAKYYLTL
- the LOC116968188 gene encoding hydroxylysine kinase-like produces the protein MTDSEKTAVIRPSLSEAQVVELVGRLYGLKVSKVKPLPSYMDQNFHILVCETQEGGDHGESYVLKVLNTAESQDADLVEAQTRVMMFLNQKGFPTATPITTIDGKILSLETISCGEKYKNHMVRLLTYLPGTQLLGIPADPQIFYKIGRTLAQINKALTVTNCWSRSADQAVSLEKMER